In Candidatus Paceibacterota bacterium, one DNA window encodes the following:
- the rpsO gene encoding 30S ribosomal protein S15: MLKPQKKAKVIDEFKIHKTDTGSTNVQIALLTESIDELTKHLKTHTQDVHSRRGLLGMVSKRKRLMNYLKKTDAKKYASLVKKLGLNA; encoded by the coding sequence ATGCTTAAACCCCAAAAGAAAGCTAAAGTTATTGATGAATTCAAAATTCATAAAACAGATACTGGTTCCACTAATGTTCAAATAGCGCTCCTGACTGAGTCTATCGACGAATTAACCAAACATCTAAAAACTCATACTCAGGATGTACACTCTCGCAGAGGTCTTTTAGGCATGGTTTCCAAAAGAAAGAGGCTAATGAATTATCTCAAGAAAACAGATGCCAAGAAATACGCTTCCTTGGTAAAGAAATTGGGATTGAACGCTTAG